Proteins encoded together in one Chelonoidis abingdonii isolate Lonesome George chromosome 1, CheloAbing_2.0, whole genome shotgun sequence window:
- the CIMIP4 gene encoding ciliary microtubule inner protein 4 isoform X2, with translation MEQEVRVTSASLTPLAAKHEPVLAHDPSVEPGDVNKERVLAGARASGKRISLKSSSRTTWKISKNPTDSRTPMSSPQVKSQASPSAQHLHTRSYSKQSLRSKTPSAWRHLTREEEEARDVSSAKEPAVGQHQRGRTGSLLHLANSTQKEADSVQAYSNGKEPAAGQHRPLGPRVPGSPRKTTKTSHKEAREFRNGLSAKESLASIGQDVKAEGKLFQEKKNSIIPINIKHKFGSSIVDELITEEQARRALCEAGLIEGQKRLSNRSSKTPENPMATTPFADYYELGYNLRSNIFQGGPIESKSLMKDSYTPDVIQRAVRDPKHWHGRKTDDLGRWHQKNALNLNLQKALEQKYGEKTKGKS, from the exons ATGGAACAG GAGGTGCGTGTGACCTCGGCCTCCCTGACACCTCTTGCAGCAAAACATGAGCCTGTGCTAGCCCATGACCCATCAG TGGAACCTGGAGATGTCAACAAGGAGCGCGTTCTGGCTGGGGCACGGGCCAGCGGCAAGAGAATCTCTTTGAAAAGTTCTAGTAGAACCACCTGGAAGATCTCCAAGAACCCAACAGACAGCAGAACACCCATGAGTTCTCCTCAAGTCAAATCCCAGGCATCCCCCTCTGCGCAGCATCTACACACCAGAAGCTATAGTAAACAGAGTCTCCGGTCCAAAACTCCTTCTGCATGGCGTCATCTCaccagagaagaagaagaagcccGGGATGTCTCAAGTGCCAAAGAACCAGCAGTGGGGCAACATCAAAGAGGAAGGACAGGAAGTCTCCTACATCTTGCAAACTCTACTCAGAAGGAGGCAGACAGTGTCCAAGCCTACTCAAATGGCAAAGAACCAGCAGCAGGGCAACATCGACCTCTGGGGCCCAGGGTGCCTGGATCTCCCCGAAAGACCACCAAGACCAGCCACAAGGAAGCGAGGGAATTCCGAAATGGCTTAAGTGCAAAGGAATCCTTAGCATCAATAGGGCAAGACGTGAAAGCAGAGGGGAAGCTCTTTCAGGAGAAGAAAAACAGCATAATCCCAATTAACATCAAACACAAGTTCGGGAGCAGCATCGTGGATGAGCTCATCACCGAGGAGCAG GCGCGCCGTGCTCTGTGTGAGGCTGGACTGATCGAGGGGCAGAAACGACTCAGCAACCGGTCCTCTAAGACACCAGAGAATCCCATGGCCACCACACCCTTTGCTGATTATTATGAACTAGGTTACAACCTGAGGTCAAACATCTTCCAAG GTGGCCCAATAGAGAGTAAGAGCCTGATGAAGGATTCCTATACCCCAGATGTGATTCAAAGGGCAGTCAGAGACCCCAAGCACTGGCATGGAAGGAAAACCGATGACCTAG GGCGATGGCACCAGAAAAATGCCCTAAACCTTAACCTGCAAAAAGCTTTGGAGCAGAAATATGGGGAGAAGACCAAAGGCAAATCCTAG
- the CIMIP4 gene encoding ciliary microtubule inner protein 4 isoform X1: MEQEVRVTSASLTPLAAKHEPVLAHDPSVEPGDVNKERVLAGARASGKRISLKSSSRTTWKISKNPTDSRTPMSSPQVKSQASPSAQHLHTRSYSKQSLRSKTPSAWRHLTREEEEARDVSSAKEPAVGQHQRGRTGSLLHLANSTQKEADSVQAYSNGKEPAAGQHRPLGPRVPGSPRKTTKTSHKEAREFRNGLSAKESLASIGQDVKAEGKLFQEKKNSIIPINIKHKFGSSIVDELITEEQVVEEVVTLTHKERGGYFAGGVIGSTAPGGGCFRGRHLGFATGGAGPVTNSILRGTRSSTISCVLSLSPHPDLSLHSLSLSLLALTMKKQRVKVIRDTNSIRGCEAVSQHLPLSQIQTCCKKMRLH; encoded by the exons ATGGAACAG GAGGTGCGTGTGACCTCGGCCTCCCTGACACCTCTTGCAGCAAAACATGAGCCTGTGCTAGCCCATGACCCATCAG TGGAACCTGGAGATGTCAACAAGGAGCGCGTTCTGGCTGGGGCACGGGCCAGCGGCAAGAGAATCTCTTTGAAAAGTTCTAGTAGAACCACCTGGAAGATCTCCAAGAACCCAACAGACAGCAGAACACCCATGAGTTCTCCTCAAGTCAAATCCCAGGCATCCCCCTCTGCGCAGCATCTACACACCAGAAGCTATAGTAAACAGAGTCTCCGGTCCAAAACTCCTTCTGCATGGCGTCATCTCaccagagaagaagaagaagcccGGGATGTCTCAAGTGCCAAAGAACCAGCAGTGGGGCAACATCAAAGAGGAAGGACAGGAAGTCTCCTACATCTTGCAAACTCTACTCAGAAGGAGGCAGACAGTGTCCAAGCCTACTCAAATGGCAAAGAACCAGCAGCAGGGCAACATCGACCTCTGGGGCCCAGGGTGCCTGGATCTCCCCGAAAGACCACCAAGACCAGCCACAAGGAAGCGAGGGAATTCCGAAATGGCTTAAGTGCAAAGGAATCCTTAGCATCAATAGGGCAAGACGTGAAAGCAGAGGGGAAGCTCTTTCAGGAGAAGAAAAACAGCATAATCCCAATTAACATCAAACACAAGTTCGGGAGCAGCATCGTGGATGAGCTCATCACCGAGGAGCAGGTTGTGGAAGAAGTGGTGACACTGACACACAAGGAACGGGGAGGATACTTTGCGGGGGGAGTGATTGGAAGTACAGCACCTGGAGGAGGGTGTTTTAGGGGGAGGCATTTGGGCTTTGCAACTGGGGGAGCAGGTCCAGTGACAAATTCCATACTCAGAGGCACCAGATCTTCAACAATTTCTtgtgttctctctctgtctccccatccTGACTTATCtcttcattctctttctctctccctccttgcaCTCACGATGAAGAAGCAGAGGGTGAAAGTCATTAGAGACACAAATAGCATTAGAGGATGTGAGGCGGTGTCACAGCACCTACCCCtcagccaaattcagacctgttGTAAGAAGATgagactccattga
- the CIMIP4 gene encoding ciliary microtubule inner protein 4 isoform X3 — protein sequence MWQACGAILGHLWQLILSLIWQEIPGHFWQVYSSSIIIIVVLFPARNLVRMAQQYLQQPEKEVRVTSASLTPLAAKHEPVLAHDPSVEPGDVNKERVLAGARASGKRISLKSSSRTTWKISKNPTDSRTPMSSPQVKSQASPSAQHLHTRSYSKQSLRSKTPSAWRHLTREEEEARDVSSAKEPAVGQHQRGRTGSLLHLANSTQKEADSVQAYSNGKEPAAGQHRPLGPRVPGSPRKTTKTSHKEAREFRNGLSAKESLASIGQDVKAEGKLFQEKKNSIIPINIKHKFGSSIVDELITEEQARRALCEAGLIEGQKRLSNRSSKTPENPMATTPFADYYELGYNLRSNIFQGGPIESKSLMKDSYTPDVIQRAVRDPKHWHGRKTDDLGRWHQKNALNLNLQKALEQKYGEKTKGKS from the exons ATGTGGCAGGCGTGTGGGGCTATTCTTGGCCACCTCTGGCAGCTGATCCTGAGCCTCATTTGGCAGGAGATCCCAGGCCACTTCTGGCAGGTGTATAGTTCatctataataataatagtagtgCTTTTCCCAGCCAGAAACCTTGTGAGAATGGCACAGCAATACCTTCAGCAGCCTGAG AAA GAGGTGCGTGTGACCTCGGCCTCCCTGACACCTCTTGCAGCAAAACATGAGCCTGTGCTAGCCCATGACCCATCAG TGGAACCTGGAGATGTCAACAAGGAGCGCGTTCTGGCTGGGGCACGGGCCAGCGGCAAGAGAATCTCTTTGAAAAGTTCTAGTAGAACCACCTGGAAGATCTCCAAGAACCCAACAGACAGCAGAACACCCATGAGTTCTCCTCAAGTCAAATCCCAGGCATCCCCCTCTGCGCAGCATCTACACACCAGAAGCTATAGTAAACAGAGTCTCCGGTCCAAAACTCCTTCTGCATGGCGTCATCTCaccagagaagaagaagaagcccGGGATGTCTCAAGTGCCAAAGAACCAGCAGTGGGGCAACATCAAAGAGGAAGGACAGGAAGTCTCCTACATCTTGCAAACTCTACTCAGAAGGAGGCAGACAGTGTCCAAGCCTACTCAAATGGCAAAGAACCAGCAGCAGGGCAACATCGACCTCTGGGGCCCAGGGTGCCTGGATCTCCCCGAAAGACCACCAAGACCAGCCACAAGGAAGCGAGGGAATTCCGAAATGGCTTAAGTGCAAAGGAATCCTTAGCATCAATAGGGCAAGACGTGAAAGCAGAGGGGAAGCTCTTTCAGGAGAAGAAAAACAGCATAATCCCAATTAACATCAAACACAAGTTCGGGAGCAGCATCGTGGATGAGCTCATCACCGAGGAGCAG GCGCGCCGTGCTCTGTGTGAGGCTGGACTGATCGAGGGGCAGAAACGACTCAGCAACCGGTCCTCTAAGACACCAGAGAATCCCATGGCCACCACACCCTTTGCTGATTATTATGAACTAGGTTACAACCTGAGGTCAAACATCTTCCAAG GTGGCCCAATAGAGAGTAAGAGCCTGATGAAGGATTCCTATACCCCAGATGTGATTCAAAGGGCAGTCAGAGACCCCAAGCACTGGCATGGAAGGAAAACCGATGACCTAG GGCGATGGCACCAGAAAAATGCCCTAAACCTTAACCTGCAAAAAGCTTTGGAGCAGAAATATGGGGAGAAGACCAAAGGCAAATCCTAG